Within Limanda limanda chromosome 1, fLimLim1.1, whole genome shotgun sequence, the genomic segment AGATCAGTGGAAAACCACCAGTCATCGATCTACAGGACCCTGACAAGGAAAAAAGAGTTTAGTCTACAGTAAAATGAGAATTAATAACTGTCAGAAGATTATTGATGAGAGGAATGGGTTTTTTTTCTGCTCCGGATTTTTTATTTGGCCACTTTGGTTTTAAAACAGAGCTTCTGACAAATGGAGGGAGAGTTTATCACAACTATTATAGCTTCCCTTTCACTCAACAAAGATTATTTGCTTTTACTCGTATTCTATCAGGACAGCTCAGAAACACatgataaatataaacaaaagcCTCTGATGTCTGATATAAGAAAAATTATGCACAAActgttcaatatttcaattattaTAAATGAACATTTCAGATGAACTTCATCAGAcgacttttcttttctcctacTTGGTCACCACGGTTACGGCTGCTAAACGCTCCTATCAAACATActgcacagaaaaataaagcGTGCAACCTTGCAAACAACCATGCTGAAATTCTTTGATAagaaaaatgttaatcaatttaataaaaatgaattattcgtttttattattcaaaatCATTATTAATTTTGTACTATTTTCTAACTGGTAACAATCAAAGACCAGGAGGAGCTTCCcaatggaggagagaaaaaaagagtgaaCCTGGGCTAAATATCTTATTAATCATTTTTCACAACATTCCTCACATTTTTGTAAAcataagtttattttattttcttacttcCTCTTCTGCATGGTGAGGGATTTTAGTTTCAAGATTTTCATAAATGCaagctgtttttcaaaaaaCTTAAAACTTGCAGAGGGAGTGTGACGGTGTCATTTTTCCTGTCCCGCCCCTGAGTTTCTGGGCCACaggtcagtttgtttttcacgcCACAGCCCCACACTCGCTTCACTCCTGCAGAGTCAAGGCAGAACGTAAGTTGAGCTCTTAAACAATAAATGAcgttgtttttcatgtttttgacAATAGATCATTCATGTATCTTTGGTTTCCTAAGAGTGCTGCATACACACATTGAATAACAACTTATGAATAGACTTTTTGCGGAGTTGTGTTGGAGTTTTAATGACTTCTTTATCCAGCTTCTTTGCTTATGCATTTCCATGTGCTgtataattgttttatttacgtTAAATACATCTGTAGATTCTATAGATTTAACTCGGAGTCGAACAGAATCAGGTGAAGTAACTCCTGCCTTTCTTTTATTGTCCAGCTGTAAATCAGCAGAGATGGCTGATCTAATGGAAAATGAGGTATTTAGGGCTTTCACCACCTATGCTGCCATTGTCATTGTGAAGATGATGCTGATGGGGCCCTTGACTGGATACTTCCGCTTCTCCAGAGGGGTAGGTAACAAGAGTAGTGCCCCTTTCTGCGTTTTCATGATTTTATACTAAACACATCCAGGGTCAGTCCCTGGATGTGTTCAGCCTGGATAAGCCTCCCTAAACCGTTTAACTTAGAAGTTAACTTAGAAGTTAGACGGTTTAAGTCAACAAGACTTGTTGGTTTTCCTCCTGGTAAACAGAAGGAAAGATGATGCAAGAAATATAGAACTCCACCCCCCAACAAATCTCCCAGCCTGCAGctccacaaaaacaaaagtcacGTACACACTTTAACTGAGGCACAACCCAGGTTGTAAAAGAGAATGACcaggcttaaaaaaaaaaaaaggttctgaAGTGGCAATAACAATCATATGTATGCAGAGGAAGACTTTGAGTCAATGCATGTATTATCTCTGCCATGTAGGCTTTCTCTAATGAGGAAGATGTTGGCAGAAAgtctgcagaggagaagaagaagcagctgagaACCCATCCCGACGTGGAGCGTGTTCGAAGGTGATGACAGATGACAAAAGGCTGACATTACTCTACATATAACAATAACATACATTGAACAGTgtgatatatttaaaaacattttctttcaattATTCAGATTCATCAGATTAATAGACTGTCCcctctgaaaaacaacaaaaccccATATGTCATTATAACAAGCAACTTATTTTACCCCATAGACACATGCTTTGTAATTTTAGGACAACATATTTTCAAACCATCACACTTTAACCCTAAAATGTTCTGCATGTACCAGTGGTGGATGTAGACATTTTATAAATCAgtggccataaaggggccacattTACTCAGATAGTAATTTACTCGTCCAACATCCAtacacaattcctgattcagttaagtgcacatttaagtcattctttgtttcctgttttctctatagctttaaaataatatgatataaaatataaatttgtagGTTTATTGGCACTTTTAGGGCCACTCATTTCAACTGGGGCCAGTGCCCCGCCCACCCTGGCCCCTTCTCTAGCTTCGCCCCTGGCATGTGTACATATATGCACATGTAAGCCTATAGCTCCAAGGCTAGATACAGGCTTGACATCCACACATTCACTGAACAAGCATCGACTCGTCCCCAGGCCCAGCAGGTTaaggatggatgggtgggtggataGTTGGAATATCATTATATTCTGTGTGCTGTTGGTTTCCAGGTGTCACCTGAACGACCTGGAGAACATCGTTCCCTTCGTGGTGATCGGCCTCCTCTGGGCCCTGACCGCTCCTGAGCTTTCATGTGCTCTGCTTCACTTCCGCATCTTTGCCGGAGCACGGATCTTCCACACCGTGGCCTACGTCTGTGCTCTGCCTCAGCCCAGCAGGGGTCTGTCCTGGATGCTGGGCATGCTGGTCACCTTCTCCATGGCTTTCAAGGTGCTCAGCACAGTTCTCTTCCTGTAGACAAGACACTGGACCAGTGGACCTGAACCTGTTTTCTTCCATTTGTCACTTTTGCTCCATGTTTCTACGAGCTTCATCTTATCGATTCTTACCATTCATTCATTGCATTCcctttaacttaaaactatgaattggaaatgtatttttaataaactttactATCAAATTTGTGTCATGGTATAAATTTCTCAGTGTAATTGATCAGATAGTGAAACTCACATGCTGCTATGAATGACTGAATTGCTGAAAGTGTGAAGTGTGACTATGTAAGAAAAGAAGGTCATTCATGTGATTACAGTAAAATCCATCTGACTCCTTAAACATAACAACTTAAATGTAACTATAACCAATGCAGAGAGGAATAATATCCACTTACAATGACCATATCCAATAGAAATTGGCGTAAAGTGCAAGGACCAGTGTATAATACACCTGAGGCAAAGTTATTCCATCCGTCATTGGCAGTAATAGTAAAACCAAGCAGTGTTATTCCAGGTCAGGGCTCCTCCCACAGATTACACAACCAGGGTAAATTCCAGCCATCCAGCCACTGATCTTTGGAACTCTCTTTGCTGTTCACTGTGACTTTACAAGAACTAGGTAAGACCTCAGCTGCACACCTCACTACTTCCTCAGGATTCTTAGGAGTTTATAAGTTATTGATACATTGTGTGAAATAATTATTCTTTACATTACTTTACAAGTTTTTTCAAAGTTTGTCTTATAAGTGCATTGGTAGATGCAGCTGCACGTACCAGAGTGGTTGAGTTGGAATCAAGATTCAAGTGAGACGCTAAACAAACAATATTCAGTCTgattaaatctaaatgtgttttattctattGAGGTATTGAATAAAAGCAACTTGTCCGACACATCTGTTGTTTTAAGTGAACTGTTGCAGACCTGCAACTTTCAGGAAGTTAGTAAACTCTGAGATTGCATAGAtccgtgagagagagagtgtgtgtgtttgtgtgtgagcgatagaagggggggggggggggggggggcattgctCAGTGGACCATACCACTGTGAGGCAAggaaagggggggagggggcgaTCGGTCAACGTTTAAGAatgctttacattacatttataattataaataaattataataattagcGAACATGCGTTCAGTAAATGTTGTATCACTATTTAACGTTCTTATTGCTCTATTTGCAATGATATTGAGGGGGAGAACTCTCTGGATGGGGGGAGTTCGGACCCCCTGTCCCCCGTGGGAAATCCGCCCCTGCACAGAGGGATAGCTTTATCTAGTTTGTTATGCTGGTTTCTGTTCCCCTTGAATAGAACAGGGCAGATTGCAGAATGCAGGTACCAATACAATTTTTATTTACTGTagtatttttaaaagaagacatattatattcatattctgGTTCATCCATCTAAATATTccagacctctctctctctctatctgggTATGTGGGACACTTATCTCTAGAAACATTCATTTGACGGTTTCACACTTGTCATGTTTGCGGTTAAAGCCCCAAGGTATTGCAGTGTGTAATTTCGGTGTGATGTGGACACATGATATATTCCATGttgataaactgtaaataaacaggcttcGGTCACTTTGTAGCAGCCACTGCTAGGAAAAAGACGAGAGCAACAACAAATTATTCTCCTGTTCGTGGTTCTGTGTTCTGAGTGGAGCTTCACTGATCGGACACAGGCTCAGACCCATTACAGCAATAGTGATTTTAACTAGTGTCATTACTTGAAAAAGTtcacatgctctaatgttcagaagaAACACATCACATTCCTCAGAgtttccattgctgcagctcctcttttcagcctctgtctgaaacaattGGTTTGCGCACCTGTCCCTTTAAGGCCTTACTCctgataaagcccagtctgctctgattggctagCTGGCCCACTTGGTTGTGATGTTCAATCACTACCTGCATGTGTATGAAATGTCCGTCTCTGCTGTGGCTTGACATGGCTTTGTTAGGGGGGGCGTGCCAGCCCAACCACTTAgtgtgcattatgcaaatatgAGGCATACACTCCCCAGAAATATTGCGCTTACTACTAATGAAGAGTTTCCTTTCGGGGAGAGGAGCTCCCTTTCAATTCTTTAACCATTTACATACACAAAAGACCTATGTAACATCTGGGCACAAACTGTATCGTGGTCGTATGTTGTTTACGCAGATAGCTTGTCTGAAATCTGAAGTTTCCAAATGCCAGGACTCTACGATATGAAGCCATGCATGTTGCAGTCCTGCGATAACGATCAAAACCTGGTTACAACAAATTAATGGAGTCA encodes:
- the LOC132998559 gene encoding microsomal glutathione S-transferase 1-like, translating into MADLMENEVFRAFTTYAAIVIVKMMLMGPLTGYFRFSRGAFSNEEDVGRKSAEEKKKQLRTHPDVERVRRCHLNDLENIVPFVVIGLLWALTAPELSCALLHFRIFAGARIFHTVAYVCALPQPSRGLSWMLGMLVTFSMAFKVLSTVLFL